The sequence below is a genomic window from Bos javanicus breed banteng chromosome 5, ARS-OSU_banteng_1.0, whole genome shotgun sequence.
GTTTCTACTGCTGCTGCCTTCTGCACTGCTCTAACTCACCACCGGTGCCCTGGACGTGCGGCCTCGCAAACCCCAGCATTTGCGAGGAAGGGCCCAGAGCAGGTGCGGCGGGGCCCGGGAGGCCAGTCCGCTGGGCCAGGCTCGGTGTCGTGATGGAGTCCAGGTCTCGGTGTGTGGAACTGCAGGGTCTGCCCGGTGGGCCCCGCGGTCAGCCAGAGCACAAATTTGGCCTGCGGGAGAATGGAGCCCGGCGAGAACCTTCTGGAGGTTGACGAGAACCCCTGCCTCCCGCCTAAGAAATCATGAAGGACGCAGACTTTTCGGTTAATAGATTGTGGCTTGTGGATGCTCGATCTGCCCTCAGGCTATGGCCTTTTATGGTCCTGGCTCACATGCTGTGCCTTCGGGGAAGGACTGTAGGGAGTAGATGAGAGCCGCAGCTGCCTGGGCGGCCAGGTTTCTTTCTGGGGCTACTTTTATCCCTGGGCGTTGCCCAGCAAGGCCTGAGTCCACCCAGATGGTCCTCCTGCTTCACTCCTCCTGAGGACAGGTGTctgcccagcctcccctccccggcctgccacccccctgccccagccagtGCCTTGCATTCTGCGTTTGTTACCTCCACACCGTCTGCCTTAATGGAGGGGGCCTGGCACGGCCCCTACTCGGTAGGGAAATGTGTAGGGTGCGGGGAGGGAAAGCGTTAAATACAGCAAAGTCTCAGAAAACAAAGTGCCCTCGTGTTTTCCTATTGCCCATCAGGGTGGGAGAGGGCTGGGCAGAGGGCCCAGGCTCACGTGGCCATCTCTAAGCTCTGAGGCCTCCAGTGGACATGCCAGGGACTCTCCGTATCGCCCTTCAtcacctgtatgtgtgtgtgtgtgctggggggaCGGGCAGCCTTCCCTGCGGTGTGGTTTACTCAGGAGGGGGACCATGAGGTTCCTGTCTGAGGAACATTTCCTGTGCAGTAGATTCATGCAGGTTGGAGCTTTCAGTTGAGAAAGGCTGATGGACACAGGAAGGTCGGGTGAGGAGCTGAGGTGTGGCTTATTCTAAGAGAGCGGACAATCGAAAAGCATCTGTGTTTAAGCTGGGCATGCCCTGTTGATGTGTTACAGTACAAAGGTACCATCCTGGTCATATCTGATCTAGGCAGAGATTGAAATTAGTTTGTATTCCTTAAGCACATGCCCAAGAGAGGGTGCTTCTGTGAAAGCTGCGGTGGCCAAtttgttagtcgttcagtcatgtccaactctttgcaaccccatggattgtagcctgccaggctcctctgtccatgggattctccaggtaagagtactggagtgggttgccatgcccttctccaggggatcttcctgacccagggatagaacctggtcccctgcattgcaggcagattctttactgtctgagccaccagggaagcccagaggcagCCAATTGGAGCTTCTCAAAAAGCATCCAGAAGAGACTGGTCTGCTGCTAATGCAGCAGATTGTAATTACCCTAGGCACTGAGCAGGGAAACCTGACTCAGAGCAGAACCCACAGGAGAGGGAGTGACTTAAAAGCCTTTTCCCCTCCAGGCTTGGGGTTGCTCCTTTGAGCCATTTCCAGGACACAGATGGAGACAGCCGCCCGCCCGGGTGCTTGAGCCTTCACAGTTGAAGACACAAAGATTGACTCATGGTGGATCTGCAGAAAGCTTTATGGAGAGAAATCATTCCATcctacagaaaagagaaaacaagctggggcagagggaaggaaCAGGGTGGGGTCAGAAGCAGAGTCCTTAAGCTGGGCAGACCCAGCTTTCCATAGGCATGCCTGAGGCCCAGGAAACAGGCGGGTGGTACTCGAGTCCGAGCTCAGGACTCCAGGCCCAGATGACCCCGCTTAAGCTGGGAGAAGAGCCCATCTTTGTTCCAGCGCCGAGGGTAGGAAGCAGGGCTGTCTACACTGCCCTCTGAGTCTAGGAGCTCTCCCCGAAGCTGTATGCTGTGCCCTTCAGCCTGGCAGATCAAGGGGGAGAGAAGCAGTTCAGGCCCAGCACCTGTAGGGGAAGCAAAGAGATGAAGAGAAGGGCAGGCCAGGCCAGACCAGCGCCTCGGGCCCAAATGTCACACAATCGACCTGGTGCCTTCCCAGGGTGCAACTGCGGTTCGGATCCAAACCTGAAGCAGGGCCTGAGGCTCTGTGCTGCCAGCTGGCTCCCCGTGGTCCTGGACTCTGTCAAGGAGAACACCCGCATCTCCCTCTTCCCCCACTAACCGCAGCCTCCACCCTCCCAGGCTGCAGAGAAGCTCAGCCTaggaggagagagcagaggaCTTTGGTGAGTCCCAGCCCATGCTCTGCTCCATGACCTCATCCCTGCCCCAGGTCTACATTCTTCCCCTTCTGCCTGGCGAGCATCTCTCTCAGCCCAAACCCACAGAGGTGAGAAGGGCCACCTGTGCACCTCCCATCTTCCCTCACCTGGGCTCCAGGTCTTGTTCAGAGAGGGGTCCCGGCAGCCAGGAGCCCAATCCTATGTGCCCCGAAGGCTGTGATGAAGATGTTGATCATGACAGTGATAAAGATCAAGGCGGTGGCTGCATTGTTGAGCTGGTTGAGTCGCCACTGCTTTTGCACCTCATTAAGGTTCATTAGAGctgtggagaagagggagaagcaaatgatggcctgggggtggggacatGACAGCCTGGAGCTTCCCCCACCACAGCCCCTCAGAGATCAGGAGTTGGTGGCCATCGTGCTGCAATGCCTTCTTCCTCACTGACCATGTGGGGTGTTCACGTGGTACTCAATAGAGCCGATTTTGGAAACTTAAACTGGGTCTTCTCAGAGTGGGGAATGCACGCTCTAAGGAATGCTGCTACGAGTTAGTGAGCACGGTCACTTAGCAGGTATTGTACTGGCTACTAGATGGGATGCTAGGAGGTAGGTCAGGGTGCCTGCCTGCACTGTGTGGTTGTTACTTGGGCACTTGAAGGTGCACAGGGCTAACAGCAGGTTAGTGTAAGACTGTGCAAACACACGGTGTGACAGGGAGGCATTCGGGACTtttcttcccacccaccccccgaGGCCAGCTCCAGGCCCGGGCTCCTCACCCATGACCACGAGGAGGATTCCGATGACCACCTGCAGCATCAGAGAGATGCTAAGGAGGGTGACGAGGGCGAAGTAGTTATAGAAGGACGGACCCCGATCTAGCACCGCTTTCAGCTGCACAGCGTTGGACATGAAGAGCGCCATGTCCAGCAAGctctctgccaggctcttcttggTGGCATAACGGTTCAGGTTGACGAGCGGGCTGCTCCCTGGGCTGGGGCTCCCAGGCTGTTGGGGACAAAATACAGGCTTACCCGGGAGGCTCCAGAAGGGAAGCGGTTGAGAGGCTGGGAAGgggtgtgctaagtcgcttcagttgtgtctgactctttgtgaccccatggacctaagccccccaggatcctctgtccatgggattgtccaggcaagaatactggaatgggttgctaatcccttctctaggggatcttctcaacccagggatcgaacctgagtcttctgcattggcaggtgggttctttaccactatcgccacctcTGTTTTCCCGAGAGGAGAGCATTGCAGAAGACAGGATGAGGAGTTCTGAGGCtgagtggaaaaggaaaaggcctCTCTCCTCCCAAAACGATGTGGGCCCCAAGGCGGGGTGCAGAGCGCCACAGATGGAACAGGAGCTGCGCGCTCTTGGGTTCTGCTCCAACTTGACCTCGTGGGGACCCCTGCAGCCACAGCCTTGCTCAGGCACACACACCCCAGCTGTCACACCCGGCCCATCATACACACGTCTGTGAacatgcatgtatgcacacagGAGTACAGGCCGGTCAAAAGaattcatttgtttgttattACTTTTTAGCTAGAATTTATTGATGCATAATTTACATTTGATTTGCTTTTGAAACATTAAGATGAAGTTTTACTCTCAAGAAGCCACTTACTCTAAAAGAGAGGGTCACAAGCAgggctgtgggggcagggggcaaaCAGAATGCTGCAGGCAACCTGCAGTCACTCGAAAGAACTGGGCGCGTTTTGAGGCGATTCATTTAGGATGGCGCTGGATATGGATGCATGGCCTAATGAGGGCCCAGAGCCGGGGAGACATGTTGAAAGGTTCTGGTCCCGCAAGGCACCGTTGCCCCGTGTCCACGGGGCGGCGCTCGGTCTGAAGGAGCAGCTTGGGCAGCTGGGGTGTGGGCGCTGGGGGGTGGGGTACAGTTTGGTGTTTCTCCCTGAGGAATCCACTGACAAGGCAGGGTTGGTGTGAAACCTGGCCTCACAAAGGCTAGGATGGGAGCCTGTTCCCAGGTCTGCTTCGGCTGACCTAAAACCCACCAAAGGTGTGAAACAGGTTGAAATGACCCAGTGCTGACTTGGGTGGGCCAGTCACCCTGCAAGGTGGGGACTGTGGTTAGAGGACAGATGGCTGAGAGACTCGGGGAGGCGGTGCCTAGCAAGGAGTCCCCAtaacagtcgtgtctgactctgcgaccccatgtaccaggcttctccacccgtgggattttccaggcaagagtactggagtgggttgccatttccttctccaggggatcgtcccgacccagggattgaacccaggtctcccgcattgccggcagatgctttaccctctgagcccctggggaatCCCCAAAAGCAGGGGAAGGGTTTTCTTAAATTCTTCTGGACGATTTAGGTGCAGCCTTGCCCTGAGGCAGAGGGATGACTGAAATGACTAGAGGGGGCCCTCCCTATGGCCTGAGGATCCGATTGGATGAACCCCCGAATCCTGATGGATGCCCCTCTTTTGTTCACAGCCAGGAGCCCAGGAGCGACCCCCTCCCACCCTAGccgcccgcccggccccgccAGAAGTGCGGCCGGTGGGCGGGGACGGCCGCAGGGCGCGCGCCTGCCTCGGGCGCTGGGCCTTTAATAAGGCCGGGCGTCCGGGAACAAAGGCCCGGCCTGCGCGCACCGGCCTGAGTCACTTCAGTTCCTCTGCCCGTGCCCGCGCCCTCCCCACCCGGCCCGGCCCCTCCTTGCCCCTCCTGCGCCCAGGGGTCTGAGGAGCCGGCGCGGTGGGCGCGGGCCGCAGATGGCCCTTGTAGTTGTCCGGCTCCTCTGGGCGGGGGCCGGGGCCTAGACGCCCCACCGCCcgcgcccccaccccgccccggctCTGGGCCTCCcactttgggcctcagtttccacacccACAAACGGGGGGTTAATGCCATTCGAGAGGCGTCCGAGTGAGACGGAAAGAGATCTCCGAGCCTCGTTTTTCCCATCTGAGGTCGGTCTCACAGGGACCCCTGGCCCTCAGCGTCTGTCTCAGCCCCCCTCCGCCCTCACTGTTCCTCCAGGACAGCGGGGGGCGCGGGGGGGCCCAGACCCCAGGGTCCTCCTTAGAGATGCGCGGCCCCCAGCCTGCCCACCGCGCCGGCTGAGCACCCAGGCCGGCTCTGCTGACACGAAGTTGGGGCCCGGCGTTCTGGGCGGCAAGGCCACGTGGGTGGGGAGAGCGGGGGTGGCTGACCCCGCAGACCCCGCCCCGGGCCGCGGGCGCCTCACGCCGCCGGGCACAGCCGGGCGCGCGCTCTTCCTCGCCGTGCCCTCGGTCCGTTTCAGACTGCACTGTCCCCAGCCCGCTTGCCAAGTCCAGCTCCCCAGGCTGGTGTGGGTTCCAACCCTTGAAGCCGTGGACTGCGCTCCATTGTTCCGCCAGACGGTTATTTATCCCTTCATCCTTGCTGGCCTGTACTTCTGTTTCTTGAGGAAACTTGGGTTGGATAGGGAAGGAATGCCTTTTTGAGCAGAAAAGTAAACACAGTTTTGCAGTTGTTTATTgtcccatttgaaaagaccctgatgctgggtgggcttccctcatagctcagttggtaaacaatctgcctgcaattcaggggacctggggtcgattcctgggttgggaagatcctctggagaaggaaatggcaacctactccagtattcttgcctagagaatcccatggacagaggagcctggcaggctacagtccatggggtcgcaagagtctgacacgacttagcaactaaaccaccaccatcactgatgctgggaaagattgaaggttgaagaagtggaggacagaggatgagatggatggatggcgtcaccaactcgatggacatgagtttgagtaaactccaggaggtggtgatggacagggaggcctggcgtgctgcagtccatggggtcgcaaagagtcagacacgactgagggagtgaactgaactgaacttatagaCAGTAAGGTCGGTGGGGGCCGCCCGCTTCAAGAGATCGTTCTGCCCTTTCTTGGAAACGAGGTTACAGGGGTGTTCTCCCAAGGGGGTAAGTAACTGTCCTACCAAAAAGCCATGGGATGCCCTTCTCAGAGAGTTTAGGACCTGGAGCCCGCCCACTGGATGCAGGAGTGGGGGCCCTGAGAGGAGGAGAAGGCCTGGTGGGAAGGCCAGGAGAGGAGGATTTGTGACAGCTGGTGGGAACcacaggaggcaggccaggtccAAATCCCGCTTCTGTGACAAGCTCGGTATTCCCATCACCCAGCTCCCTTTCTCATCTGCGAGATGAGGGAGGCAGGATAGATGATTTCTTATGTCCCTTCCAAGCCAGGGCAGTCTAGGTGCGGGGAAGTCCCTCCTCTGAGTGGAGTCTCAGGGGCCGGGGATATACCCTCTAAGAGGCAGAGTCCAGGTGGCTGGGCACCAGGCCAGCGTCAGAGGCCCTGAGTCACTCACCCTAGGCAGCTCCAGGGCAGGGGTGaccctccattgagtcagtcagcCCTGAGAAAAGCCACATGGCAGTTTCCCTGTGGATCAGCTATAACACAGGGCGTCAGACACAACAGGCCCAGAGGAGCCATGGGCTGTTGGCCCCGTGTTGGCCTCAAGATGCCCGACTACCCAGAAAAGCCACCTGGCAGGAGATGGCAAAGAGCCAGGCTGGTTTCAAAAACGGGAAAGGCGGATCCTAGCCCAGGAAGAGCGATTCGTTCAGGTGTGTGGATTGGGGCGACCTACTATGCCAACTCACCTTTAATGAGGTGCTGTAAGGCAAGTGCAGAGAAGAAGAGAGCAAACccggcagtcaggcaagaaaagagaaaattattagagGGAAAAGACAGGGTGACTGACTCTTAAGGAGAACCAGCGTCCTCCCTTTCTGACAGAGTCCTTCTTATACCCCACCAATGAGAAGTTCTCCAAAGGGATGGTCACGTAGctggaggtctggaatctggtggtctcgcagctttgagaagataggcacagtgagataacaggatgccatttgggcaatttggtcagtctcaaggaTCACTGTGATTTCCTCTTTGTTTGCAAGGTCGACATAATGAGCCATCTTAACAATGAGCCCCCATGCAGACCCTATCACCTGTGAGCTCTCAGCCTCTGTCAGGGTTAAGTGTGAAAAGGTGCCTGGGTCTGTCCTACTATGGGCTTGCACAGTAGGTCCCGGCAGTGGGGATGACAACAGATTCCTCTTACAGATTACAGACCTTGTGCCTGACTCGGCTAAACACAGGACATGAGTCATCTTATCCAGTCCTCACACAGTCCCATGAAGTTGGTCAGGGCACCCTTAGGGGTCAGGACACCCTTAGGTTGGTTGGTCggtcagtcgctcaatcgtgtctgactctttgcgaccctgtggactgtagcctgccaggctcctttgtccctgggattctccagactggaacactggagtagattgccatttccttcttcagggtatcttcccgacccagggatcaaacctgtgattACTGTAGTTGACAAGAATGGAGGCTCTTCGAGAGCCTGGGTAACCTGTTCAAGGTTTGGCAACACAGATTTTATGCCAGTTCTCTATTTGCCAGAGCCTGTAATTGTGACTCCTACACTTCAGCCTCCCAGAAGATAGACTCCCAGCCTCCAAGGAGTTTAGGATCTAAAGATAGACTCATGTGGCTGCAGATGAAAGAAGACCGAATGTACACTTGCTCAGGGGAGGAATAACACCCCTCCTGGGGCGACACTTGCCTTGGGCTCCTCTGGTCACAGCAGGCTGTGCCTTGAGCCCCTGCAGAAAGGGCCCAACACCCATAATCAAAAGGCTAGAGTTCACACTGCTAAGAGGTGACCCAGGAGGGGTTGGAGAGAATAGGGTTGACAGAGAAAGTTTCATCTGGATGTTTTGGGTTTTGACCCCTCTGAGTGTTTGAACTatcataaaacaacaacaacaaaaattaaaacacagtatgcaagacttctctggtggtacagtggataagaatctgcgtgccaacgcaagggacatgggttccatcccagatctggaagattccacctgctttGGAGCAActgaagcccgtgggccacaactcttgaagcctgagtgcctagagcctgtgctccacaataagagaagccaccgcaacagAGTAGCCCCCTGCTCAATGCAACTGGagacctagcacaaccaaaagtaaatacagtatttttagaaaaagaagtatGGACCCCAGGAGGCCAATGATTAATATAAAGCAGAATTTATAATTCTGTCTCACCTGGGACCCAGCTTCTCCgtgtgtaaaatgagaataatagaccctggttcggagaaggcgatggcaccccactccggtactcttgcctggaaaatcccatggacggaggagcctggtaggctgcagtccatggggtcgcgaagagtcagacacaactgagtgaattcactttcacttttcactttcatgcattggagaaggcaatggcaacccactccagtgttcttgcctggagaatcccagggactggagagcctggtgggctgccgtgtacggggtcgcacagagtcggacacgactgaagcaacttagcagtagcagcagcagcaggccctggTTAGCTCAGAGGGCTGTTGAAAAGATCAATGAGATAATGTGGGTGAATGTGCTTTGAAGACTGAAGCCTTAGAGCAAGGAGGAGATGAGAGGGAAGTCCCTCCCACACAGGCCCACACTCCCACCTGTGGGCGGAGAGGCATCTGAGTGGAGGATTCTGACATGGCCTGGCCCCGCCCACACTTCAAAATTCCCCTTTGTCATCTCAGCAGCCCCTCACACCCATCTTTGAAATGGTTCCGCACccaaggtgggcttcccaggtggccccaggggtaaagaacccacctgccaatgcaggagatgtaagagacgtgggttcgatccctgggtggggaagatcccttggtggagggcatggcaacccactccagtatccttgctaaagcccatggacagaggagcctggcaggctacagtccatgaggccgctagggttgccaagagtcagaacACTAAACACTCATACACACCCATCCCAGCCCATCCCATTGGAAACCTTTCTCTTCACCTGCCGGGGAGCCTCTTTCAGGGAGGGAGATTCTCAGACAAGTCCACCTACCCTGGGTTCCCTGCTGTGCAGACCAGACTCCCCCACGCCCACCCCCTGCCTGGctggctcccacctccctctccagcctGAGCTGAGACTCACCCTCCCTCCTGGGCCACACCACATGACTCACCGTTCCTGAACACACCCCACCCTTCCGCCAGCTCTACTCCCTCCAGGGCTGAAGGCCTTTCTTCCCcgtggccccccacccccaggtcagcCCTCCCTTCTTAGACCCTCCTCTCCAGGAGGCCCCTCCAGTGCCTGCTTTCCTAGGGGGAATGCATCTTCCGTGTTCCTGGGTCCCCTTGGTGGCTTGCCCACATTAAAGGCACAGTAAATGATGACAGCATTGAATTTTTTTATATGAAGGGTTTACTTCAAGG
It includes:
- the NINJ2 gene encoding ninjurin-2 isoform X2, encoding MNRLKTRPVLSSDCRLPAAFCLPPAPTALLVTLSFRPGSPSPGSSPLVNLNRYATKKSLAESLLDMALFMSNAVQLKAVLDRGPSFYNYFALVTLLSISLMLQVVIGILLVVMALMNLNEVQKQWRLNQLNNAATALIFITVMINIFITAFGAHRIGLLAAGTPL
- the NINJ2 gene encoding ninjurin-2 isoform X3; the protein is MSVPPLGGLSHPEETAETRRQGLEPTQSDQRPAGESSRMEPERGIVDPQPGSPSPGSSPLVNLNRYATKKSLAESLLDMALFMSNAVQLKAVLDRALMNLNEVQKQWRLNQLNNAATALIFITVMINIFITAFGAHRIGLLAAGTPL
- the NINJ2 gene encoding ninjurin-2 isoform X1; amino-acid sequence: MSVPPLGGLSHPEETAETRRQGLEPTQSDQRPAGESSRMEPERGIVDPQPGSPSPGSSPLVNLNRYATKKSLAESLLDMALFMSNAVQLKAVLDRGPSFYNYFALVTLLSISLMLQVVIGILLVVMALMNLNEVQKQWRLNQLNNAATALIFITVMINIFITAFGAHRIGLLAAGTPL